In one window of Skermanella rosea DNA:
- a CDS encoding glycosyltransferase — MQEVSFSQAQIKAFRRADVIFVAADGYTLAPSRIRAYSFAKACRERGLNAEVLSFFDHLGASGQGSGAYRMDEQEKLRLAALGADILKLNPTAILYMQKVSYHSFAVALAAGANGNPVVLDYDDFDFRSPFMPGMTRFMPSIGPVPATAEMARNSDLCVCASRRLVEIIGQFNERCELIPTGTDLSVFDVGLRDAAGRGPGDPVELIWLGDIWGPQIVADVTMAIDAFAALPPSIRDLARLTIIGFGDFWPEFKATLAARLGHLPNLVFRERIAPAEAPGLLARCDIGLLPLADNPFNHCKSPTKMFEYMAMKVAVLGTPVGEAAHILRDGESGMLASDLPGYMRRMGTLILDGDLRRAMADRAYAAVLDGYHLGAMGDRLVRLLDGVREDRRSRESEAALTSA, encoded by the coding sequence GTGCAGGAAGTCAGCTTCTCCCAGGCGCAGATCAAGGCGTTCCGCCGAGCGGACGTCATCTTCGTCGCGGCCGACGGCTATACCTTGGCGCCGAGCCGGATCCGCGCCTACAGCTTCGCGAAGGCATGCCGGGAGCGCGGCCTGAACGCCGAGGTCCTGTCCTTCTTCGATCACCTGGGCGCCTCCGGCCAGGGGTCCGGCGCCTACCGCATGGACGAGCAGGAGAAGCTTCGGCTGGCCGCCCTCGGGGCAGACATCCTCAAGCTCAACCCGACGGCGATTCTCTACATGCAGAAGGTGTCTTACCACAGCTTCGCGGTGGCACTCGCCGCGGGAGCCAACGGCAACCCCGTCGTCCTGGACTATGACGATTTCGACTTCCGATCGCCCTTCATGCCGGGAATGACGCGGTTCATGCCCAGCATCGGACCGGTCCCGGCGACCGCCGAAATGGCCAGGAACTCCGACCTGTGCGTCTGCGCCAGCCGCCGGCTCGTCGAGATCATCGGCCAATTCAACGAGCGGTGCGAACTTATCCCGACGGGAACCGACCTGTCGGTCTTCGACGTCGGCCTGCGCGACGCGGCCGGGCGCGGCCCCGGCGATCCCGTCGAGCTGATCTGGCTGGGCGACATCTGGGGGCCGCAGATCGTCGCCGACGTGACGATGGCGATCGACGCCTTCGCCGCGCTGCCGCCGTCGATCCGCGACCTCGCCCGGCTGACCATCATCGGCTTCGGAGACTTCTGGCCGGAGTTCAAGGCGACCCTGGCCGCCCGGCTGGGCCACCTGCCGAACCTGGTCTTCCGGGAGCGCATCGCCCCGGCCGAGGCACCCGGCCTGCTGGCCCGGTGCGACATCGGCCTGCTGCCCCTGGCGGACAACCCGTTCAATCACTGCAAGAGCCCGACCAAGATGTTCGAGTACATGGCCATGAAGGTGGCCGTGCTCGGCACCCCGGTCGGCGAAGCGGCGCACATCCTCCGCGACGGCGAGAGCGGCATGCTGGCGTCGGACCTTCCCGGCTACATGCGGCGGATGGGGACCCTGATCCTGGACGGCGACCTGCGTCGCGCCATGGCCGACCGCGCCTATGCGGCCGTGCTCGACGGCTATCATCTCGGCGCCATGGGCGACAGGCTCGTCCGCCTGCTGGACGGTGTCCGGGAGGACCGGCGCAGCCGCGAATCCGAGGCAGCGCTAACCAGCGCTTAA
- a CDS encoding NAD-dependent epimerase/dehydratase family protein produces MRILVTGGAGFVGSNLASFFKRDMPDADVVALDNLRRRGSELALPRLKAAGVEFRHGDVRNPEDLAEAGDFDLMLECSAEPSVHAGYGASPAYVVNTNLVGTVNCLEAVRRCGAALVFLSTSRVYPIAGLRGLPLETVGRRLVPVAGASGPGWSAAGITTAFPMAGSRSIYGATKLASEFLIEEYGAMYGLRAVVNRCGVLTGPWQMGKVDQGFVVLWAARHLFGGSLAYMGFGGTGAQVRDILHVADLYDLVRLQVDRIGEHAGRTYNVGGGAGVSVSLAELTDLCVHRCQRVVEIGRDPETRAADIPYYVTDNAEVTAATGWKPTRGVETIVGDIFTWLEAHSAEVQPILR; encoded by the coding sequence ATGCGTATTCTGGTGACGGGTGGGGCCGGTTTCGTCGGATCGAACCTTGCCTCCTTCTTCAAGCGCGACATGCCGGACGCCGATGTCGTGGCGCTCGACAACCTGCGGCGCCGGGGCAGCGAACTGGCACTGCCCCGGCTGAAGGCGGCGGGGGTGGAGTTCAGGCACGGCGACGTCCGCAACCCCGAGGATCTTGCCGAAGCGGGCGATTTCGACCTGATGCTGGAGTGTTCGGCCGAGCCGTCGGTCCATGCGGGCTATGGCGCTTCGCCGGCCTATGTCGTCAACACCAACCTCGTCGGCACGGTCAACTGCCTGGAGGCGGTGCGCCGGTGCGGTGCCGCGCTGGTCTTCCTGTCCACCAGCAGGGTCTATCCGATCGCCGGGCTCCGGGGTTTGCCGCTGGAGACGGTGGGCAGGCGCCTGGTGCCGGTCGCCGGTGCTTCGGGGCCGGGCTGGTCGGCGGCCGGGATCACCACGGCTTTCCCGATGGCCGGCAGCCGGTCGATCTATGGGGCGACCAAGCTGGCGTCCGAGTTCCTGATCGAGGAGTACGGCGCGATGTACGGACTGCGGGCGGTGGTCAACCGGTGCGGCGTGCTGACCGGCCCGTGGCAGATGGGCAAGGTTGACCAGGGCTTCGTCGTGCTGTGGGCGGCCCGGCACCTGTTCGGCGGATCGCTGGCCTACATGGGCTTCGGCGGGACCGGGGCGCAGGTGCGGGACATCCTGCACGTCGCCGACCTGTACGACCTGGTCCGGCTGCAGGTGGACCGGATCGGCGAGCATGCCGGCCGGACCTACAATGTCGGGGGCGGGGCAGGGGTGAGCGTCTCGCTGGCGGAACTGACGGACCTGTGCGTGCACCGCTGCCAGCGCGTCGTCGAGATCGGCCGCGATCCGGAAACCCGCGCCGCCGACATTCCGTACTATGTGACGGACAATGCCGAGGTGACCGCCGCGACCGGCTGGAAGCCGACGCGCGGGGTGGAGACGATCGTCGGCGACATCTTCACCTGGCTGGAGGCCCACAGCGCCGAGGTCCAGCCCATCCTGCGCTGA
- a CDS encoding B12-binding domain-containing radical SAM protein: MKVLFSNPPWWLEQATVSQNGTSRDICLAGIRAGSRWPHTIHTYSTPDNFVFGGYLPYPFFMGYATTYAARATGAEVAMRDSLALRESYASYFNHLREVRYDYIFIESASPSWDHDGKIIFAIKKVVPEARIVVTGPISSKGKEIMENFPVHAVIKGEYEKGSVRVLEGEEGVIEHDLLTLEEMNNAPFPYYDEVIAHRYWDDNPRGQTAPHAQVWSSRGCPFKCIFCVWPATMTGNDPDGTAKRTVRHYSPDYMEAFLSELVGKYGYSSIYFDDDTFNIGNAHVLKMSEVMTRIGLPWSAMCRADTSRMESWKVMRDSGCYGVKLGFESGNQWVVDNIVNKHLDLEYATKVVHEIKSLGMTCHGTFTYGLPGETKEQMLDTKRFIASLPLDTWQESGCAAIEGTPLSNLEEEKVQKVFPGAVADDNYVVEADGAKKWRELAFSLANS; encoded by the coding sequence ATGAAGGTTCTTTTCAGCAATCCGCCCTGGTGGCTGGAGCAGGCCACCGTCAGCCAGAACGGGACTTCCCGCGACATCTGCCTTGCGGGCATCCGCGCCGGGTCGCGCTGGCCGCACACGATCCACACCTATTCGACGCCGGACAATTTCGTCTTCGGTGGCTACCTGCCGTACCCGTTCTTCATGGGCTACGCCACCACCTATGCCGCTCGGGCGACCGGGGCGGAGGTGGCGATGCGCGACAGCCTGGCGCTGCGCGAGAGCTATGCCAGCTATTTCAACCATCTTCGCGAAGTCAGGTACGACTATATCTTCATCGAATCGGCGTCGCCGAGCTGGGACCATGACGGCAAGATCATCTTCGCGATCAAGAAGGTCGTCCCGGAAGCCCGGATCGTGGTGACCGGCCCGATCTCCTCCAAGGGCAAGGAGATCATGGAGAATTTCCCGGTCCATGCGGTGATCAAGGGCGAGTACGAGAAGGGATCGGTCAGGGTCCTGGAAGGGGAGGAGGGCGTGATCGAGCACGACCTGCTGACCCTGGAGGAGATGAACAACGCCCCGTTCCCGTATTACGACGAGGTGATCGCCCACCGTTACTGGGACGACAACCCGCGCGGCCAGACGGCACCCCACGCCCAGGTCTGGTCGAGCCGGGGGTGCCCCTTCAAGTGCATCTTCTGCGTCTGGCCGGCGACCATGACCGGCAACGACCCGGACGGCACGGCCAAGCGCACGGTGCGCCACTACTCGCCCGACTACATGGAAGCCTTCCTGTCCGAGCTGGTCGGCAAGTACGGCTACAGCTCGATCTATTTCGACGACGATACCTTCAACATCGGCAACGCCCACGTGCTGAAGATGTCGGAGGTGATGACCCGGATCGGCCTGCCCTGGTCGGCGATGTGCCGGGCCGACACCTCGCGCATGGAAAGCTGGAAGGTGATGCGGGACTCCGGCTGCTACGGGGTCAAGCTGGGGTTCGAGTCCGGCAACCAGTGGGTCGTGGACAATATCGTCAACAAGCACCTGGACCTGGAATACGCGACCAAGGTGGTCCACGAGATCAAGAGCCTGGGCATGACCTGCCACGGCACCTTCACCTACGGCCTGCCGGGCGAGACCAAGGAGCAGATGCTGGACACCAAGCGGTTCATCGCCTCCCTGCCGCTCGATACCTGGCAGGAATCCGGCTGCGCCGCGATCGAGGGCACGCCCCTGTCCAACCTGGAGGAGGAGAAAGTCCAGAAGGTCTTCCCCGGTGCCGTCGCCGACGACAATTACGTGGTCGAGGCGGACGGCGCCAAGAAGTGGCGCGAGTTGGCGTTCAGCCTGGCGAATTCCTGA
- a CDS encoding nucleotidyltransferase family protein: MKNDLDTGGTRIPSGNSRRAKATRRHWGVYAEWGGGDPPAPRPCLRQILERGDPRSGAAAWIGVTVEIRNQARVPLRYPGSFGIPYPPVTALDDGIGSFPCRSTAVGIRHARAERCPLDTGNLCGQGGALARALAAPHGAALAGAGQGQEFARLNANSRHFLAPSASTT, from the coding sequence ATGAAGAATGACCTGGATACTGGAGGGACGCGCATTCCTAGCGGAAACAGCCGCCGGGCGAAAGCGACTCGACGTCACTGGGGTGTCTATGCCGAATGGGGAGGTGGAGATCCGCCTGCTCCTCGACCATGTCTTCGCCAAATCCTGGAACGCGGCGATCCTCGATCGGGCGCGGCAGCCTGGATTGGCGTCACGGTCGAGATCCGCAACCAGGCGCGCGTACCGCTCCGGTACCCGGGGAGTTTCGGCATTCCCTATCCGCCCGTGACCGCCCTCGACGATGGCATCGGCAGTTTCCCCTGTCGGAGCACCGCCGTCGGGATCCGGCACGCTCGCGCCGAACGCTGCCCTCTGGATACCGGAAATCTATGCGGCCAAGGTGGCGCGCTGGCGCGAGCTTTGGCCGCACCTCACGGTGCTGCCCTGGCCGGAGCCGGACAGGGTCAGGAATTCGCCAGGCTGAACGCCAACTCGCGCCACTTCTTGGCGCCGTCCGCCTCGACCACGTAA
- the zapE gene encoding cell division protein ZapE, with amino-acid sequence MPNGPLSLYRTRRGTGTLKADAAQEYAAQRLQSLYQGLKDYRPAMGKVGWRARFGLTRRPDPAPQGLYIYGDVGRGKSMLMDLFFETAPVERKRRVHFHAFMIEVHDRMHRQRQASKEEGNSGGKSVDETIPDLAKALADEAWLLCFDEFHVTDIADAMILGRLFTSLFDLGVVVVATSNWPPDDLYKDGLQRDLFLPFIRLLKERVDIVELTGPTDYRRDRFKGAKVYYCPQGPATDRALAELFDSLTEGAVATHCNLTTQGRKVDVPKAAKGVAFFSFHELCARPLGSADYLAIATHFHTVIIDRVPKMKEAQRNEAKRFMTLIDALYEHKVKVIIAAAGPPESLYSEGTHAFEFQRTVSRLMEMQAEDYLALDHLT; translated from the coding sequence ATGCCAAACGGCCCTCTCTCGCTCTATCGGACCCGTCGGGGTACCGGCACCCTGAAGGCCGATGCCGCGCAGGAATATGCGGCCCAGAGGCTGCAGTCGCTGTACCAGGGCCTGAAGGACTACAGGCCCGCCATGGGCAAGGTCGGCTGGCGCGCCCGGTTCGGGCTGACGCGCCGACCCGACCCCGCTCCGCAGGGGCTGTATATCTATGGCGACGTCGGTCGCGGCAAGTCCATGCTGATGGACCTGTTCTTCGAGACGGCGCCGGTGGAACGGAAGCGCCGGGTCCATTTCCACGCCTTCATGATCGAGGTGCATGACCGCATGCACCGGCAGCGCCAAGCCTCGAAGGAGGAGGGCAACTCCGGCGGCAAGAGCGTGGACGAGACGATTCCCGACCTGGCGAAGGCGCTCGCCGACGAGGCGTGGCTGCTGTGCTTCGACGAGTTCCACGTCACCGACATCGCCGACGCCATGATCCTGGGGCGGCTGTTCACGTCGCTGTTCGACCTGGGCGTCGTGGTCGTGGCGACGTCGAACTGGCCGCCGGACGACCTCTACAAGGACGGGCTCCAGCGCGACCTGTTCCTGCCGTTCATCCGGCTGCTGAAGGAGAGGGTGGACATCGTCGAGCTCACGGGCCCGACCGACTACCGGCGGGACCGGTTCAAGGGCGCCAAGGTCTATTACTGCCCTCAGGGTCCGGCGACCGACCGGGCGCTGGCGGAGCTGTTCGACAGCCTGACCGAGGGAGCCGTGGCGACCCATTGCAACCTGACCACCCAGGGCCGCAAGGTGGACGTCCCGAAGGCGGCCAAGGGCGTCGCCTTCTTCAGCTTCCACGAATTGTGTGCCCGGCCGCTCGGGTCGGCCGACTACCTCGCGATCGCGACCCATTTCCACACCGTCATCATCGACCGGGTGCCGAAGATGAAGGAGGCGCAGCGGAACGAGGCCAAGCGCTTCATGACGCTGATCGACGCCCTGTACGAGCACAAGGTGAAGGTGATCATCGCCGCCGCCGGCCCGCCGGAAAGCCTGTACAGCGAGGGCACCCACGCCTTCGAGTTCCAGCGCACCGTCAGCCGCCTGATGGAGATGCAGGCGGAGGATTACCTGGCGCTGGACCATCTGACCTGA
- a CDS encoding transglycosylase domain-containing protein, which translates to MRRFGWERWLICGVLVAAATGTGWVGYQEMRTSWLQAGVLTKYGEKLTYQVEPGASTLVKYPTQGPYNERLGYTEIPKAIDALTGNGFRIEQQARTSPELADFVEYGGFAVFREKTRAGLTLKDRNGSILYTARYPERVYDDFDSVPPLVVGTLLFIENRELLDPTYPKRNPAVEWDRFALAILGLPAQWLNPGMRIPGGSTLATQIEKYRHSPDGQTSGATEKLRQMISASVRAYLDGQDTTFARRRIVVDYLNSTPLTARLGFGEVNGLGDGLWAWYGTDFKDANAILKQTPRNGLERLRQAEIYKQVLSLLLAQRRPTHYLIADRNSLNELADSHLRLLASQGTISADLRDAALEIKLRFRNDAPLPPPVSFVEQKAANAIRTRLLGMLNVPSLYQLDRYDLTAETSLDGPTQQRMVEVLSKLNEPSFIETLGMAGFRLLDSGKNDLHKVIYSVMLYERGPNANYVRIQADNLDRPLDINEGAKLDLGSTAKLRTLITYLEIISELHGRYGHLPRQQLRSVSLDATDNLTRWVSTYLSDAADRSLATLLAAAMERRYSASPGERFFTGGGVHSFVNFDDKDNGSIPTVTESLRSSINLPFIRMMRDIVQYYVAEGAEDAGGTLLTDPSNPARQAYLEQFADKEGSHFLNRFYTDYRGKTPDEALALLATRVRPVPHRLATAFLSVRPKASLAEFTRFMRDRLPKSELTDQVVERLFDKYAKDKWILADRGYITGVHPLQLWLVEHLQHHPEAKRSEVLQASADERQETYAWLFKTSRKHAQDTRIRILLEAEAFQRIHKSWKRLGYPFDSLTPSYATAIGSSADRPGALADLMGIIVSDGIRVPTLRVERLHFATGTPYEAVLGFDQKPGERVLAPEITATVRRALQDVVENGTARRVRGAFTAPDGQVLPIGGKTGTGDHRYADRVMARTATFVFFIGDRFFGTITAHVAGPEAARYKFTSALPSQLLKSLAPVIQPLMERPTTTQTVDRSQ; encoded by the coding sequence GGTTCTGACCAAGTACGGCGAGAAGCTCACGTATCAGGTCGAGCCGGGCGCCAGCACCCTGGTCAAGTACCCGACCCAGGGTCCCTACAACGAGCGGCTCGGCTATACCGAGATCCCGAAGGCGATCGACGCGCTCACCGGCAACGGCTTCCGGATCGAGCAGCAGGCCCGGACCTCGCCCGAGCTGGCCGACTTCGTCGAGTACGGCGGCTTCGCGGTGTTCCGCGAGAAGACCCGCGCCGGCCTGACCCTCAAGGACCGCAACGGGTCGATCCTCTATACGGCCCGCTATCCCGAGCGGGTCTACGACGACTTCGACTCCGTGCCGCCCCTGGTGGTCGGCACCTTGCTCTTCATCGAGAACCGGGAACTGCTCGACCCGACCTACCCGAAGCGGAACCCCGCGGTCGAGTGGGACCGCTTCGCCCTCGCCATCCTGGGGCTGCCCGCCCAGTGGCTCAATCCCGGCATGCGCATCCCCGGCGGCAGCACCCTGGCGACCCAGATCGAGAAGTACCGCCACTCGCCCGACGGCCAGACCTCGGGGGCGACCGAGAAGCTGCGCCAGATGATCTCGGCCAGCGTGCGGGCCTATCTGGACGGCCAGGACACCACCTTCGCCCGCCGGCGCATCGTCGTCGACTATCTGAATTCCACGCCGCTGACCGCCCGCCTCGGCTTCGGCGAGGTCAACGGGCTGGGCGACGGCCTGTGGGCCTGGTACGGCACGGATTTCAAGGACGCCAACGCGATCCTGAAGCAGACGCCCCGCAACGGCCTGGAACGGCTCCGCCAGGCGGAGATCTACAAGCAGGTGCTGAGCCTGCTGCTGGCCCAGCGCCGGCCGACCCATTACCTGATCGCGGACCGCAATTCGCTGAACGAGCTGGCCGACAGCCACCTGCGGCTCCTCGCGTCCCAGGGCACGATCTCCGCGGACCTGCGCGACGCGGCGCTCGAGATCAAGTTGCGCTTCCGGAACGATGCACCGCTTCCGCCACCCGTTTCGTTCGTGGAGCAGAAGGCGGCGAACGCGATCCGGACCCGCCTGCTCGGCATGCTGAACGTCCCCAGCCTGTACCAGCTCGACCGCTACGACCTGACGGCGGAAACCAGCCTGGACGGCCCGACCCAGCAGCGCATGGTCGAGGTGCTGTCCAAGCTGAACGAGCCCAGCTTCATCGAGACGCTGGGAATGGCGGGCTTCCGCCTGCTGGACTCCGGCAAGAACGACCTGCACAAGGTGATCTACAGCGTCATGCTGTACGAGCGCGGTCCCAACGCCAACTATGTCCGCATCCAGGCCGACAACCTGGACCGGCCGCTGGACATCAACGAGGGCGCCAAGCTCGACCTGGGCTCGACCGCCAAGCTGCGGACGCTGATCACCTACCTGGAGATCATTTCGGAACTGCACGGACGCTACGGCCACCTGCCCCGCCAGCAGCTCCGCTCGGTGTCGCTGGACGCGACCGACAACCTGACGCGCTGGGTCTCCACATACCTGTCCGACGCTGCAGACCGCAGCCTCGCCACCTTGCTGGCCGCCGCCATGGAGCGGCGCTATTCCGCCAGTCCCGGCGAGCGTTTCTTCACCGGCGGCGGCGTCCACAGCTTCGTCAATTTCGACGACAAGGACAACGGCTCGATCCCGACCGTGACCGAGTCGCTCCGCAGCTCCATCAACCTGCCCTTCATCCGCATGATGCGGGATATCGTCCAGTACTATGTCGCCGAGGGCGCCGAGGATGCCGGCGGCACGCTGCTGACCGATCCGTCCAACCCGGCGCGCCAGGCCTATCTGGAGCAGTTCGCCGACAAGGAAGGCAGCCATTTCCTCAACCGGTTCTACACGGACTATCGCGGCAAGACGCCGGACGAGGCGCTGGCGCTCCTCGCGACGCGGGTGCGTCCGGTTCCGCACCGCCTCGCGACCGCCTTCCTGTCGGTGCGCCCCAAGGCCAGCCTCGCCGAGTTCACCCGCTTCATGCGGGACCGCCTGCCCAAGAGCGAGCTGACCGACCAGGTGGTGGAACGGCTGTTCGACAAGTACGCCAAGGACAAGTGGATCCTGGCCGACCGGGGCTACATCACCGGGGTCCATCCGCTCCAGCTCTGGCTGGTGGAGCATCTTCAGCACCATCCCGAGGCGAAGCGCAGCGAAGTGCTACAGGCCAGCGCCGACGAGCGGCAGGAGACCTATGCCTGGCTGTTCAAGACCAGCCGCAAGCATGCCCAGGACACCCGAATCCGCATCCTGCTCGAAGCCGAGGCGTTCCAGCGCATCCACAAGTCCTGGAAGCGGCTGGGCTATCCGTTCGACAGCCTGACCCCCTCCTACGCGACCGCGATCGGCAGTTCCGCCGACCGTCCCGGCGCGCTGGCCGACCTGATGGGAATCATCGTGTCCGACGGCATCCGGGTGCCGACGCTGCGGGTGGAGCGCCTTCATTTCGCGACCGGAACGCCTTATGAAGCGGTCCTCGGCTTCGACCAGAAGCCCGGCGAGCGGGTGCTGGCGCCGGAGATCACGGCGACGGTCCGGCGCGCCCTGCAGGACGTGGTGGAGAACGGCACGGCGCGCCGCGTGCGCGGCGCCTTCACTGCCCCGGACGGCCAGGTGCTCCCCATCGGCGGCAAGACCGGCACCGGCGACCACCGCTACGCCGACCGGGTCATGGCCCGAACCGCGACCTTCGTGTTCTTCATCGGCGACCGCTTCTTCGGCACCATCACCGCTCACGTCGCCGGGCCGGAAGCCGCCCGCTACAAGTTCACCAGCGCCCTGCCCTCGCAGCTGCTGAAGTCGCTGGCGCCGGTGATCCAGCCGCTGATGGAGCGCCCGACCACGACGCAGACGGTCGATCGCAGTCAGTGA